In the genome of Enterococcus hirae ATCC 9790, one region contains:
- a CDS encoding DUF3324 domain-containing protein, producing the protein MLKKVQSIILFLMFMFIGTLDVQAEEIMGGYTIERIPNVHQIDINLGYFYLCEQPGTQDQLGVKLINSSNQEKRLTIKVTNANTNVNGLLDYTGTIKDNKDLKLPLTSIVKSTQSEVKVPAKSEVKTSLTVTLPKEKFPGVVVGGIVVSEKAEKTPKDQKKEVSIENTYNYTLGVVLTNNAKTKMNQPISVTLEKVAPILSNGRKIIQADILNPNPYIFDQATVAGKILEKNTDKVIKEQQKTNVNIAPYSVYPFQFDWKKDELKAGTYVFTGSVKAGGKEWLFSKEFTINPTTANDINEQSLYHVVVPQWLQISWIILFLVNVAGIIYLAIRYKKK; encoded by the coding sequence TTGTTAAAAAAAGTGCAATCAATCATCTTATTTCTTATGTTTATGTTTATTGGTACGTTGGATGTTCAAGCAGAAGAAATAATGGGAGGCTATACGATCGAACGTATTCCCAATGTGCATCAAATTGATATTAATTTAGGCTATTTTTATCTATGTGAGCAACCAGGTACACAAGATCAATTGGGTGTTAAATTGATCAATAGTTCAAATCAGGAGAAACGATTAACGATTAAAGTTACAAACGCAAATACCAATGTGAATGGTTTGTTAGATTATACAGGTACGATAAAAGACAACAAAGATTTGAAATTACCATTGACTTCGATCGTCAAATCGACACAGTCAGAAGTCAAAGTACCAGCAAAGAGTGAAGTAAAGACCTCTCTTACGGTTACATTACCCAAAGAAAAATTTCCCGGTGTGGTCGTCGGAGGAATCGTGGTTTCTGAGAAAGCTGAAAAAACACCAAAAGACCAGAAAAAAGAAGTATCAATCGAAAATACGTATAACTACACATTAGGAGTAGTTTTAACCAACAATGCAAAAACCAAAATGAATCAACCTATTTCTGTTACTTTAGAAAAAGTCGCTCCGATTTTATCAAATGGAAGAAAAATCATTCAAGCAGATATTTTAAATCCTAACCCTTATATATTTGATCAAGCAACTGTTGCAGGTAAAATTCTTGAAAAAAATACAGATAAAGTCATCAAAGAGCAACAAAAAACAAATGTAAATATTGCACCTTATTCAGTCTATCCTTTTCAATTTGATTGGAAAAAGGATGAACTAAAAGCAGGGACATATGTTTTTACTGGTTCAGTTAAGGCAGGTGGCAAGGAATGGTTATTTAGCAAAGAATTTACGATCAATCCAACAACGGCTAATGATATCAATGAACAGTCGCTTTATCACGTTGTTGTTCCTCAATGGCTCCAAATTAGTTGGATCATTCTCTTTTTAGTCAATGTAGCTGGCATCATCTATCTGGCTATAAGATATAAGAAAAAATAA
- a CDS encoding BspA family leucine-rich repeat surface protein, with product MRKIKYVSIMMILLGNMVYYGQSGFADSQTEQTATAVENNDLKQVIESPKLLTKKENSPTGGIHQGVYQHINYLLNDSELTLSGLSDNTQVPAIVINSSFLDAIQPNIKKLILSPQFLRDINKNEVHSLTVSADLPFAPCIASDQGNSVNLSQVFFRNQTLRNVDFGQTDFSQVTNTSEMFKNCAQLQSVKINKLDATNLGGMFMNCPNLTQVTILENEMPEDLSDMFNDCPQLTKIEGINNWKTTMIKSVKGFVTNCHALKNLDLSHWPVSLQNQLQEQLANSVILKDLMNEHSIEGSYVATSPVDQITSSVTAATGTVSEWQYQLTPQKDRYLLTKYIGKSQEIIVPTVINGKPTILNNINTAVFPNYKSITSFKIASGNKVPIQTTDLRHAFQFWSNLKEVDLTGLDVSTVTNTGAMFANDPLLTKANLSGWDTSHIIDMNYMFNADRKLQELELANWDVRQVVNMDHMFSYLSSVKKLDLSSFQTEKVKIMNSMFLGMNELNLLDLRQFDLTNVTDTTNIFTTDNKTPLLVIAKDNKLLNYNYLSNNRIIAGPTFDANGGTFEDNSITKHYFQSVAVSPTDPKLQMATLDQFKATLVAEKPNSIFIGWNIKEGGSGNQVTDLLNTTYQAIWSPLPEMPSPSDNMRPGTTSSFGLSYIPKKFSFLETPLKESGEQYIPFIKKTSFDVGVCDESQTNNSWSLQAQLVWDSAQEIPTSSIVLTNQGIVKKNINDGNAPFNPSTDLVDCGSEVQGTISPEIKTDSPTVIMKATQAIHTSVYNY from the coding sequence TTGAGAAAAATAAAATATGTTTCGATTATGATGATTTTGTTAGGAAATATGGTTTATTATGGACAATCAGGCTTTGCAGATAGCCAAACAGAGCAAACAGCGACTGCCGTTGAAAACAACGACTTGAAGCAAGTAATAGAATCGCCAAAACTACTCACTAAGAAAGAAAATTCGCCAACGGGAGGAATTCATCAGGGAGTCTATCAACACATCAACTATCTATTGAATGATTCAGAACTAACGCTGTCAGGATTGTCAGACAATACCCAAGTCCCAGCCATCGTGATTAATTCTTCATTTTTAGATGCTATTCAACCAAATATAAAAAAACTAATCTTATCTCCACAATTTTTGAGAGATATCAACAAAAATGAAGTGCATTCTTTGACGGTATCTGCTGATCTTCCTTTCGCCCCTTGTATTGCTAGTGATCAGGGAAATAGTGTCAACTTGTCACAAGTATTTTTTAGAAATCAAACACTTAGAAATGTTGATTTTGGGCAGACTGATTTTAGTCAAGTGACTAATACAAGTGAAATGTTTAAAAACTGTGCACAATTACAATCTGTAAAGATCAACAAACTTGATGCGACTAATTTAGGAGGCATGTTTATGAATTGTCCGAATTTAACACAAGTGACAATCTTAGAAAATGAAATGCCAGAAGATTTGAGTGATATGTTTAATGATTGTCCACAGTTAACAAAAATTGAGGGAATCAACAATTGGAAGACAACCATGATTAAAAGTGTCAAAGGATTCGTCACTAATTGTCACGCATTAAAAAATTTAGATTTAAGTCATTGGCCTGTTTCATTACAGAATCAATTGCAAGAACAACTAGCAAACAGTGTCATTTTAAAAGACCTAATGAATGAACATTCTATTGAGGGAAGTTATGTAGCGACATCGCCTGTAGATCAAATAACTTCCTCTGTTACAGCAGCAACCGGTACTGTATCGGAATGGCAATATCAGTTGACGCCACAAAAGGATCGTTATCTTTTAACGAAATACATTGGAAAGAGCCAAGAAATAATTGTACCTACAGTAATCAATGGAAAGCCGACTATTTTGAACAATATCAACACTGCAGTTTTCCCTAATTATAAATCGATTACCAGTTTTAAAATTGCTTCGGGGAATAAAGTACCAATTCAAACGACAGATTTAAGACATGCTTTTCAATTTTGGTCGAATTTAAAGGAAGTAGATTTGACGGGATTGGATGTTAGTACAGTGACAAACACAGGAGCGATGTTTGCTAATGATCCCCTTTTAACTAAAGCAAATCTGAGTGGTTGGGATACTTCCCATATTATAGATATGAATTATATGTTCAATGCAGATCGAAAATTACAAGAATTAGAACTAGCAAATTGGGATGTTCGTCAAGTAGTAAATATGGATCATATGTTTTCTTATTTATCTAGTGTAAAAAAATTAGATTTGAGCTCTTTTCAAACCGAAAAAGTAAAGATTATGAACAGCATGTTTCTTGGCATGAATGAGTTAAACTTATTAGATTTAAGACAATTTGATCTGACGAATGTCACTGATACTACTAATATCTTTACTACAGACAACAAGACTCCACTATTAGTTATTGCCAAAGATAATAAACTATTGAATTATAATTATCTTTCAAATAATCGGATAATCGCTGGTCCAACTTTTGATGCCAACGGGGGGACGTTTGAAGATAATAGTATAACAAAACACTATTTCCAATCTGTTGCGGTTTCTCCTACCGATCCTAAACTACAAATGGCAACACTTGATCAATTCAAAGCTACTCTAGTCGCTGAGAAACCAAATAGCATTTTTATCGGCTGGAACATAAAAGAAGGGGGCAGTGGAAATCAGGTGACAGACTTACTCAATACGACTTATCAAGCCATCTGGTCACCATTACCAGAAATGCCATCTCCTTCAGACAATATGAGACCGGGAACAACAAGTTCATTTGGACTTTCTTATATCCCTAAGAAATTTAGCTTTCTTGAAACACCATTAAAAGAATCAGGAGAGCAATATATTCCATTTATTAAAAAAACTTCTTTTGATGTCGGTGTATGTGATGAGAGTCAAACTAATAATAGTTGGTCACTACAAGCGCAACTTGTTTGGGATAGCGCTCAGGAGATTCCAACAAGCTCGATCGTCCTAACTAACCAAGGTATCGTGAAGAAAAATATCAATGATGGAAATGCGCCATTTAATCCTAGTACGGACTTGGTTGATTGTGGTAGTGAAGTCCAAGGTACTATTTCACCAGAAATAAAAACGGATAGCCCAACCGTTATAATGAAAGCTACTCAAGCAATTCATACCTCTGTCTATAATTATTAG
- a CDS encoding siderophore ABC transporter substrate-binding protein, whose translation MKKLVVSFLLVATVALAACGSNAGSTTSNTKTSGGEVQSSLTVKDSNGEKIEVKQKPQKVVVFDNGSLDTLDALGVGDKVVGAATKNLPDYLAKYKEVDSAGGLKEPDLEKINQMQPDLIIISGRQSDYQEELNKIAPTLYLAVDSSKPWESIQQNVQTLGKIFDREDQAEAGLTDLTKKINEIKEKTSNLDQTALVTLVNEGQLSAYGSGSRFGLVHDVFGFKQADEHIEASTHGQSVSYEYVLDKNPGILFVVDRTKAIGGDDSKDNVAANELIVQTDAGKHHKVISLQPDVWYLSGGGLESMKLMIEDVAQALK comes from the coding sequence ATGAAAAAATTAGTTGTCAGTTTTTTATTAGTAGCAACAGTAGCGTTAGCAGCATGTGGTAGCAATGCGGGGAGTACTACGTCAAATACGAAAACCAGCGGCGGAGAAGTTCAATCTTCTTTGACCGTAAAAGACAGTAACGGTGAGAAAATTGAAGTTAAACAAAAACCTCAAAAAGTCGTCGTCTTTGATAATGGTTCTTTAGATACTTTGGATGCATTAGGAGTGGGGGATAAAGTCGTTGGTGCGGCCACGAAGAATTTACCAGACTATTTGGCAAAATATAAAGAAGTGGATTCCGCAGGCGGACTTAAAGAACCTGATTTAGAAAAAATCAACCAAATGCAACCTGATTTGATCATTATCTCAGGGAGACAAAGCGATTATCAAGAGGAATTAAACAAAATTGCGCCTACTTTATATTTAGCTGTTGATTCAAGCAAGCCATGGGAATCGATACAACAAAATGTTCAAACCTTAGGAAAGATTTTTGATCGAGAAGATCAAGCCGAGGCAGGACTTACCGATTTAACTAAAAAAATCAATGAGATAAAAGAAAAAACAAGTAATCTTGATCAAACTGCGTTAGTGACGTTAGTCAATGAAGGACAATTATCCGCCTATGGTTCAGGATCACGCTTCGGACTTGTTCATGATGTCTTTGGTTTTAAACAAGCAGATGAACATATTGAAGCTTCTACTCATGGACAAAGCGTCTCTTATGAATATGTATTAGACAAAAATCCTGGTATTCTTTTTGTGGTAGATCGTACGAAAGCGATCGGTGGCGATGACAGTAAGGATAATGTCGCTGCGAATGAGTTGATTGTACAAACGGATGCAGGTAAACATCATAAAGTGATTTCGCTACAGCCAGACGTTTGGTATCTAAGTGGTGGAGGCTTAGAATCCATGAAATTAATGATTGAAGATGTTGCTCAAGCCTTGAAATAA
- a CDS encoding YueI family protein, whose protein sequence is MSKDDVQSHLDKGMYGTPLVNPEEQHKYMGTFRERCYLSMTVAEMKDPINKENFLKEIEKQPDVTVLLNGSLPLTIQNQYIQLATKQNVRFTIVNDYVSDDPNSFGLLVAAKEAVNEPVIDVEKKYPKQESLSPKEQPKKKSFWERLF, encoded by the coding sequence ATGTCAAAAGATGATGTACAGAGCCACTTAGATAAGGGGATGTATGGTACACCATTAGTTAATCCAGAGGAACAACATAAATATATGGGGACATTCCGTGAACGTTGCTACTTAAGTATGACTGTAGCTGAGATGAAAGATCCCATAAACAAAGAAAACTTTCTCAAAGAAATCGAAAAACAACCCGATGTTACGGTTCTTCTGAATGGCTCGCTACCTTTAACGATCCAGAATCAATATATCCAACTTGCTACCAAACAAAATGTACGCTTTACGATCGTTAATGATTATGTATCTGATGATCCCAATAGCTTTGGTTTATTAGTCGCTGCTAAAGAAGCGGTCAACGAGCCAGTCATTGATGTAGAAAAGAAATATCCCAAACAAGAGTCTCTTTCTCCAAAAGAACAGCCGAAGAAAAAAAGCTTTTGGGAACGACTATTTTAA
- a CDS encoding ABC transporter permease, protein MRYGWLIGLLGLLTISSLFIGVSTIQVIDLLQFKGQSTQLFLATRLPRTVCLILAGATSSICGLIMQHLTQNKFVSPTTAGTMDSARLGILVVMLFLPNAPLLLRSFTAFLFAFGGTLLFLFLAQTLPQKNQLMLPLIGVMLGNIIGSIATFFAYQFQLIQNMSSWLQGNFATIIRGNYELLYVTVPLLIVISFFAYRFTIVGLGESFAVNLGIDYKKMQLLGIGLVSLASAIVLIMVGSIPFLGVIIPNITARLYGDQVHKTIGITALLGSVFLLFCDIVARLVIYPYEIPVSVIVGIFGAIIFLYLLVRRKKYA, encoded by the coding sequence ATGCGCTACGGTTGGCTCATAGGGTTGTTAGGTTTACTGACTATCAGCTCATTATTTATTGGTGTCTCAACGATTCAAGTAATTGATTTGCTTCAATTCAAAGGACAAAGCACGCAATTGTTTCTTGCCACTCGTCTGCCACGAACGGTTTGCCTGATCCTTGCAGGAGCAACTAGCAGTATTTGTGGCTTGATCATGCAACATTTGACGCAAAATAAATTTGTTTCGCCTACCACAGCTGGAACGATGGATAGTGCAAGATTGGGTATTTTAGTGGTGATGCTTTTTTTACCAAATGCACCGTTGCTTTTACGTTCATTTACCGCTTTTTTGTTTGCTTTTGGTGGGACACTTTTATTTCTTTTTTTGGCACAAACGTTACCTCAAAAGAATCAACTGATGTTACCATTGATCGGTGTCATGTTAGGTAATATCATCGGCTCCATTGCCACTTTTTTTGCTTATCAATTTCAATTGATCCAAAATATGTCTTCTTGGTTACAGGGGAATTTTGCCACGATTATACGTGGAAATTATGAATTGCTTTATGTAACCGTTCCATTATTAATCGTTATTTCTTTCTTTGCTTATCGATTTACGATTGTTGGATTGGGGGAGTCATTTGCGGTCAATTTAGGGATTGACTATAAAAAAATGCAGTTACTAGGGATCGGTCTCGTTTCTTTGGCTAGTGCGATTGTTTTGATCATGGTGGGAAGTATTCCATTTTTAGGGGTAATCATTCCAAATATCACAGCCCGTTTATATGGAGATCAAGTACATAAAACAATTGGTATTACTGCATTGTTGGGAAGTGTTTTCTTACTTTTTTGTGATATCGTTGCTCGCTTGGTGATCTATCCTTACGAAATCCCAGTAAGTGTGATCGTGGGAATCTTCGGGGCTATTATTTTTCTCTATTTGTTGGTTAGGAGGAAAAAATATGCTTAA
- a CDS encoding iron chelate uptake ABC transporter family permease subunit — MLKKRGVFIGLLLLVLLVIMSYLTINTYGNWQFAWALRSKKIVAFLLVALATSSATISFQTITQNQFLTPSVLGLDSLYVLVQTVLFFIVGGVTMLQQTGTGFFLTNIALMVGLSQLLFFFLLKKGQMNLFLLLMTGVILGTLFSSVSTFLQVVMDPNEYDLLQGKLFASFGNIPSHYLVPATILISGTWLFLFYKSRYLDVFHLGQEQAINLGIDTERFQFLILCCVSLLTGTATALVGPLTFLGFIVANVSYRLFATYRHRELFLGSFLVALLFLVGGQLLVEQIFKWNTTVSVIVEFSGGLYFMIKLIRERKTIG; from the coding sequence ATGCTTAAAAAAAGGGGCGTATTCATTGGACTGTTGCTTCTTGTCCTCTTAGTGATTATGAGCTATTTAACGATCAACACTTATGGAAATTGGCAATTTGCTTGGGCCTTACGGAGTAAAAAAATCGTTGCTTTTTTACTGGTTGCGTTAGCCACCAGTAGTGCCACGATCAGTTTTCAGACAATTACCCAAAATCAGTTTTTGACACCCTCAGTATTAGGACTAGATTCTCTCTATGTCTTAGTTCAAACGGTCCTTTTCTTTATCGTTGGGGGTGTGACCATGCTTCAGCAAACAGGGACTGGCTTTTTTTTGACAAATATTGCGTTAATGGTTGGCTTGAGTCAATTACTCTTTTTCTTTTTACTAAAGAAAGGACAAATGAACTTGTTTTTGCTTTTGATGACTGGTGTCATCTTAGGGACTTTGTTCAGTAGTGTGAGTACATTTCTACAAGTGGTGATGGACCCAAACGAATATGATTTATTACAAGGAAAATTATTTGCTAGTTTTGGGAACATCCCTAGTCATTATCTAGTACCAGCAACTATATTGATTAGTGGTACATGGCTCTTTTTGTTTTATAAAAGTCGTTATTTAGACGTTTTTCATCTAGGGCAAGAGCAGGCAATCAATTTAGGAATCGATACAGAGCGATTTCAATTTTTAATCCTGTGTTGTGTCAGTCTTTTAACAGGAACAGCAACGGCATTAGTAGGACCATTAACTTTTTTAGGTTTTATTGTAGCGAATGTTAGTTACCGATTATTTGCGACTTATCGGCATCGAGAGTTGTTTTTAGGTAGTTTTTTGGTAGCGTTACTGTTTTTGGTAGGGGGACAACTGCTGGTTGAACAAATTTTTAAATGGAATACCACTGTCAGTGTCATCGTAGAGTTTTCAGGAGGACTGTACTTTATGATCAAACTGATTCGAGAAAGGAAGACAATTGGATGA
- a CDS encoding ABC transporter ATP-binding protein, whose amino-acid sequence MIDLKKVNKSYHDKRVVKDVDVSIHDQRLTAFIGPNGAGKSTVLSMISRLIAKDTGEIYLDHNEVKAWRSKELAQKLAILRQSNGISMQITVEELVEFGRFPYTKGKLTTKDQQIVAEALQHLGLTSLKNQMIHTLSGGQLQRAYIAMVLAQDTDYILLDEPLNNLDMNFAVQIMQILQHLVRDLGKTIIIVLHDINFAASYADEIIAMKNGELFLQGATNEIIQKNILDELYEMDIRVCEIEGRRFCLYF is encoded by the coding sequence ATGATCGATTTAAAAAAGGTCAATAAAAGTTACCATGACAAACGGGTAGTCAAAGATGTCGATGTCTCTATCCATGACCAAAGATTAACGGCTTTTATTGGTCCCAATGGTGCTGGTAAATCAACGGTTTTATCCATGATTAGTCGTTTGATTGCGAAAGATACTGGGGAAATCTATCTTGATCATAATGAAGTGAAAGCCTGGCGATCAAAAGAATTAGCTCAAAAATTAGCCATTTTACGCCAATCAAATGGCATCAGTATGCAAATCACAGTGGAAGAATTGGTAGAATTTGGGCGCTTTCCTTATACAAAAGGCAAGCTAACTACAAAGGATCAACAAATCGTGGCGGAAGCTTTGCAACACTTAGGTTTAACCTCCTTAAAAAACCAGATGATCCATACGCTTTCGGGTGGGCAACTACAACGAGCCTATATAGCGATGGTGTTAGCCCAAGATACTGATTATATCTTACTAGATGAACCGCTAAATAATTTGGATATGAATTTTGCTGTTCAGATCATGCAAATTTTACAACACTTAGTTCGAGATTTAGGGAAAACGATCATTATTGTGCTTCATGATATCAATTTTGCAGCAAGCTATGCGGATGAGATCATTGCCATGAAAAATGGGGAACTGTTTCTTCAAGGAGCCACCAATGAAATTATTCAAAAGAACATCTTAGATGAATTATATGAAATGGACATTCGAGTTTGCGAGATTGAAGGGCGCAGATTCTGTCTTTATTTTTAA